The genomic interval TCCTCCTACTGCATCAAAAGGGTAAAGGTGGGGCTGGAGTTAAGATGGCTGATACAGCAGGCTGTCATTTCGAATGAGCACTAAGTAAATTACTCTCTCTCCATTATCGTAATGAGAATCATTTCCCATCGAGAGAGGGAGACAgcaaggaaaaaaattatattgaaccTTTGGCACACAGTCAACATTACTCGTACTCACCGTTCTCTCTTTCTAGCATAAAACACTACAGCATAAAAAATTCCCATATGAAACTTGAATTAAGGAGAGGTGGCATTCACAAGTGGTAttgtacatacagacacacaaactGACCCATGTAGTTGGTATATGGTAAACGCACActttctctcaaacacacataaatacaagCGTCATACTGCGGGCACCAGAATGCATGCAATGCGTGTAGCAATAAAAATGAGAAGTTTTAAATATCAGTACATTATATCACATACTTgcccacacaaaaacacaattgaGTATACATAGTTAGCCAGCATAGATGAAATGAAATGGCTCCTGATTCCTGAATGAAGTAAGTATATTGAGTTGGCCCACAGTCAGAAAGCAGAGACAGTAGTCAAGTTCACACAATAACcgggataaaaaaaaacacaaaatgctgAATAGATGTGGTAGACAGGGAGAAGAGAGAAACACACGGTAAAGCAGCCATAATAATTCAAGCCTTACAAGAACATAAAAaccaaaaaaagttaaaaagtgtGGTATCCTGAGGACCAGAGTGAATGAGGGTTTCCATGTTCCAGcggaacagacagacagacaaacacactcacttTTCAGAGGTAATACTGCAACTACAACAATTTTTTGATTCATACATTTTGATGACCATAGCACTATTATCTTTTATAGCAGCTTGCATTCACCTCCTCTCCTTGCATGTAATATAATTGTGTGATAAGAACAATAACCTGCAACGGGAAGAACAAAATAGAACATAAGTGCAACATTCATAACTCAGAGATAGTAATGAACGACATGATTTAATTGAGCTTTGGGAACCTTTGCCATTCTGAAAAAAGACTATTAAGTGATATGGTCAtcagttttccttttttttttttttttttatctgcactctCTTACGTTCATGTCAGATTTATCTAGAGATCTGTACAGCGCTCCTGCTTGCTGTAATGGTCAAACTGGCTCTTCCAGTGCATCATGTAAGAGCTCCAGCGGTGAAATTCCACTTTCCACTGTTGCTCAACATCATCGATGTTGTCTAGGtaagggcagaaaaaaaaattatgttctgaAAGGGATGGCATGGGGCTTgacaaaggaaagaaaaagaaattgagTTTAAAAGAGGAATCAAAGAAAAAGGCAAGAGAAACTGAAAGATGATTTTAAAAttgcagaaatgttttgttgaacaGAAAACTCTGTATAgagagctgtaaaaaaaaatcatccatcAAAATTCTCAGTAGTCCAGGTAACACTAAAAACCTCACCCATTCAACAGAACACCGGCCAAGGGCCCCCAAAAGAGAATTTGTAATTTACGACTTTGTCAGGTGGGCTTGCAGCACTCTCCCACCCTCCCCTCCTAAAAGGGTAAATGTTCAGTTGCATCAAATGATGGTTTAATTCCAGTATAGAGTTGGCACAGGATATTTGTTTAGATTAAAAGCATAAAagatacacatgcacatacagaGCATTTCCTTTagatgtaaaatgtattattaggCTAGAGTATTTCCAGAACTGTATGCTCCTTGAAACCCCTTTGCCCACACACATAATCAAAAGAAAGACCAAATAAGAAGGTGACTCCTGAAAACAAGAGATCTACAAATGCAATATttgaaaatgaggaaaaactataTGTGGACCTCACCAAATAATCTATTTTTGTATTACCAAActtaaaatgtacttaaagggaaaaaaaagaggaattgCAGTGACAGCCTAATAGTGTTGTCAAatgtaccggtacttcggtatcAAGTCGATACTaatataaaaaagatgtaacaatccCAGTGTTTCTGTaataccgagcaccgactcaatccagTACCAGCGCGCAGTACGACTGACaaacgactgctttaaaatgctcacatgcttattttGAACGCATGCACAAATAcaagtaatctaaaatacaaacactccaaaactgtgtcctgcATTTTATTTGTCAGACttaaaggccagtgtaaagagatgagatttcagacgtttaaaagtcttcaatgattGCACTGTATTACTGGGTGTGTAATATCAGTAAGATTCTGTACTGGAATAATCCCCACTTATTCAATGATTATCCGCCCTGGGTCCACGCTGAAATTTCTTCAACTAAATATGATTTACATTCTGTTATAAGTTCTCAGCTCCCCTTGGCTGTCAACAGAATTGTGTCGAATCCTGACGTTTTGAATTCACTCAGAATTTGGACCCAGTTTAGGAAATCCTTCAGACTACATAGAGCTTCCATACATATGTCTATTTTGAATAACCATGTTTTTCCACCATCTAGTTCGGATGCTGCATACCGTATGTGGGCATGCACCGGTCTTCTCACAATCAAGCATTTGTACGAAGATGGGGTGTTTTCATCCTTTTCAGCTTTGTCTACCAAATTTAATTTACccaatattcatttatttagcttttttcagACCAGACATTTTGTACAGAAATTATTCCCTCATTTCCCAAATCGCCCTCCTAAATATGCATTAGACAACTTTTTGGCTCTTAAGCCTGAACATAGCTAGAAGGAATGTCTTATTTCaataatttatcatttaattACTACTATGAACCCTGATATGTTAAGACCTTTAAAGGAAACATGGGAACAAGATCTTGGTACACCCATTTCAGATGATCAATGGTGCCATATTTTAAACTGGGTGCATTCTTCCTCAATTTGTGCCAGACACAGCCTGCTACAATGTAAGGTGCTCTATAGAGCCCACCTGACTAACGCCCAGTTTTCAAAAATGTTCCCAGACAAAAGTAATGCTTGTAATCACTGTGGACAAGGCCTGGCAGATCATGTTCATATGTTCTTGTTGTGCCCTCGACTGTTAACCTTTTGGTCTAATGTATTTGACACACTAGAAAAAGCACTTAATGTTGAACTCAGCCTCAATCCGTTGACAGCTCTTTTTGGTATTTTACCGTACACCGGTTCTACTACCTCCGTTGCTTAAATTGTTGCTTTCACCACTCAATTAGCTGGAAGGAATATCCTTCTCAAATGGAAGTGTACTTCTTCTCCTACTCATAACAGATGGATCCAGGACATTTTTTCCCACATAAAACCAGAAAAATTAAGGTCTATGCTGCAAGGATCTCTTAAGACTTTCAATAGCACCTAGGATCCCCTCTTGAACTTTATTAAAGGCTTGCTTTGCTCCCCTGATCCTGATTCCAACAGTTCTGTACACTGAATGTCTTATGCCACGTACTAGAcaataatgaatacatttttatttatttatttatctgttttgtttttgtgcgtGTGTGGGGATAGTAAGGGTGGGGGTTAATGTGTTTATaacttatatattaaatataatatatttatccaTGTGATTGTCAATCTATGTTGTCCTgccaaaataccaataaaaaaAGATCGGAAATAATTATTGCACTGTGCCcgcgaactgtttatccggaaaagaGAAGCTTCCTGCAAAAAACACGGCATAATAAAAGcgcaattcaaaataaaatccagatgcctgaaattgaagaaactgaataaaaatatatgacaactgtatagtaaaattttatattcactgtaataataataataattaataaaaatatcacaagcaagacagctgttgaataaaagtttgggaaaaaaattgcaatgacatgttgaaaagttctattttcacttgttaaaagttttaagaatttattgattagacaccattttgataatgaaattaaataataatatagtaaaaataataataattattaaactataattattaaaataattgttaaataattaaaaatatctaaactggTGTGTtaaatagcacattatcatattagcatattttttctgtggtatcgaaattggtaacgagaaccatgaaatttcactggtatcggtaactactactgaaattttggtaccatgacaacactacAGCCTAAGTAGAGAGAGGGGACTAACAGAAGGTACATAAGGAGAACCCACAAAAGTTTTTTGTACGGTTTAGTTTGACTCTTGTTACCTAGCCTCCCTCTCCTAAACGGCAGTAATTTACACTGATCCATCCATAAAACACAAGCCTGCAGTTTCTCACCTTCAAATTAACTTGAACATTCAAATTACCAAGAGGCAGGCCTCTGTAGTTCctctatgtccacattaataaaTATCAGAAGGGcactatttaaacaaaaaaataaatacagaactgaGGAATATACTggtaaaaatagctttttttttcttttacctgTGATGTTAAGTAGACGAGGCAGGAAGCGGTTCCACAGAGCACAAACCTGCGTTCTTAGACCCTTGTACACCTTCAGTGGTTCTGTATTCAAACTCACATGCTTCTGCTCATTAGCTGTAAACTGAGGCCACCGTCTTCGACTCTCTATGGTGCCATCAATGTTAATGTTGGGATTACTAAGGGGCAGTCAGAAAAAAAATTGGGAGTCAACTTTAAAGGCAACACTAAAAGAAAAATTCCAACCTCCACAACTATCATATAAATCCAACAGTTTCTGAAAAAGGTATGATGACAAATCTTACATAGACATTAAAGATTTCTTGGATTCTCACCCTATTATGTTATCTCTTACCCAGTGCGGGCGAAATTGGCCCAGTATTTCATCATACGTCGGCTGAGTTTCTCTTCCTCTGCTGTGTAATTGAGCCTTTTCTCTAAAGGCAGGCCAAACACAAACTCAATCTCATAACCATGAATTACACCCATCCACTCAGGCCAGGCCAGGTTAGAGGCTCGATGGTCAAACAAGTAGAGGTACACAGCACCTTAGAACAAGAAAAAGGGGTATAGGTTGAGAAAACtggcaatacattttttacactgAAGGTGTACtcaagtttgtgtttgttttgctgGACTTCTCTGTCCAAGTGATCTTagactttatactgacacctgtCAGCATGGATGCATGCAGTTTATTAACAGCTGCAGctgtttgtttacattgtgttCTTATTGGATCACTGCCACACTGCAACGAGTTCTCTCTCTACCTCAGAGTAGTAGTGCCAGTGCAGCTGTGGCTTGGACAGAGATATTTCTGTTGTGTGTTCAAGCTCTGTGCTTGAGGTACTGCCATTTGTCCTCGCTCTGTAGCATGAGAGTTGCAGGTTGTTGCAGTTTGTTTCATTGATCCAGCAGGGACTgcatgtttggacattttattatgttgcacCATCACTTGTCTGGACTACActtgtacttttatgttttgtAAAACACCTTGAACACTAGAAAAGCTCTTTATAAAGttaacattattattgttattattatcccAAATGAATAACTCGAATTGCAGACACGGATGTTAATGTTATAGAAATATGGCAACACCCATGAGGGGATGACATGCTTTTTCTAGAACAAAATAGATTTTACTGTCTAGGTCACTGATATGCCATTTGATGTGCTAGTAAATGTAATGTGAGTTTCATTTCTTTAGGTCAATATCTTAAAGAAAACATTCAagctttatttgttttattccaCCAACAATTTTTCAGTGAAGCTACAACATTTCAATAACTATTCCAAATCTTTACCCAATAAGATGCAGAATCACATTTTTAGTCTACAATTAATTCAATATTCAACTCAAATAAAATGACCCAATTGTAAACCAATTATCCTTATTGTTGATGTGAGATGCACAACACAGTGTGCATTCTTTATTACTGTAATGGCCTTACCATGTGAGTTACTGTTGTAGCCTGTTGATCCTAAGTTTCCCCAGCCCAGTGTCCCTTGTGCAGCTGCtgctgcctgggtatggacaccAGTGTGCTGGGCATACGATCTTGCAAAGTGTTGTAGAGGACAAATAACATTTTGATCTCCTACAATATCATCCATGGCATCTCGATTCTTTTGAGGGTTGTTCTCATCCATCCAGTCAGTGTACTGAAGGATAACTGCCTCCAAGCCAATCTCATTAGCATGAGGAACACCCATCTTCACACCTTGGAGGAAGTCTTCTCGTGATATTAAACTGTCATTGTCTTTACTGAATCCTGGTGCACCATAAAGTAAGAAGTAAGATCCTTCATCCTGATTTACACCCATGAGGATTTGAGTGTATTTAATGTTCCCTGAGCTGAGCATGGCATCAGGGGTGTCAGGGAGCACCACGCCATCTATGACTGGTACAAAGGAGAAGCGGAACAGGCTGTTATAGGGGAGTACTCTCCACTCCATATTAATTAGATCCTCTGGCTCTTTGTTCCTCAGGCAGTCAACCAGCTCGGTGTCATTACCTTCACTGCATCCAATGAGACTGCCCAGCAAGGTGGCTCTCCGACGGGCCTCATCAAAGCTAACAGTAGCCCAGGGGGTATTAGGAACACCACTCTGCATTATGGCACGTGTGAAATATGGGCGGCTGCCTGGTGACAGAAGATGCATCCCCACTGAGGCTCCACCGGCACTTTCTCCAAAAATGGTGACCTGTTTTGGGTTACCTCCAAAGAAGTGAATGTTATCTTGCACCCATTGGAGGGCCATCCTCTGGTCAAGGAGACCCACATTTCCCGGTGCTTCTGATGAGCCGTTGAGTGCAAGGAATCCAAAAGCTCCAACACGATAGTTCATAGATACAACTACTACCTTTTCAGAGTTAGCCAAGTACCGGCCATCATAGACATCAAGAGAGGAGGAACCACTATAAAAGCCACCACCATATATCCAGACCATTACTGTGAGGTTTTGTGGCCTAGGGGAAGGAGGCACCCACACATTAAGGTACAGGCAGTCCTCACTCATCATTCTGTTGGGGTTCCACATCTCGCTACCTGGAAAGCCTGGGTAGGTGGTGTCTACAGACTGATAGCAGGCATTTGGGTAGTCTCTTGCCTCAAAGACACCATTCCAAGGCTTTTTGGGCTCTGCTTGCTTGAAACGCCTCTTCCCAATAGGAGGTTCAGCATATGGAATGCCCAAGAAAGTGATCACATGATTCCGGTCTGGAACAGGCAAGCGTACACCCTGCACACGGCCCAACCTTGTTGTTACTATGAGGTCAGATTCACTTTGTGCAAGACAGCAGTGGAAAAGGAACATGAGGAGCACAGTGGGCAGAAGGAAAATGTCTAAGGTCTTCATTATGTATTTCCTTTTGTTGGTCAGGAAAGAATTGTGATCTCACTCTTCTTTAAGCTCAGTTCAATATGatctgtgaatgaaaagacaaaaGATAAAAAGTTCAGACAACAAAATTGGTTTTCAGGAAAGGGATCAAATGAAAAGGTTTGTTGGTTAGAAAAGTATTGTGATCTCACTCTTCTTTAAGCTCAGTTCAGTATGatctgtgaatgaaaagacaaaaGATAAAAAGTTCAGACAACAAAATTGGTTTTCAGGAAAGGGATCAAATGAAAAGGTTTGCTGGTTAGGAAAGTATTGTGATCTCACTCTTCTTTAAGCTCAGTTCAGTATGatctgtgaatgaaaagacaaaagaaaaagttCAGACAACAAAATTGGTTTTCAGGAAAGGGATCAAATGAAAAGGttacaaatagtaaaaaaaaaaaagaaaaaagaaactacaATAAAAAGGGAGCTGACATTAGAAGAAAGTAAACATTAGTGAGACAGGGAGAGCATTGATGGTAATTTACAGGCCAAACAGGGCATAAAAATGTGTTGATGCATAGAGATATAGGGCTCGATCTTCATGACTGCGCTGGGCGCTGCACTACGGGCAACAGCCGTGCACTACATCTTACCCTATTTTCATGACTACTAATTCTAAACaaggtgcgtcccaaactgcacacttctgcactattctacgccgTTTTGTAGtataagtagtgcgagtagtatgtttacactgaaaatgcaacaaaaagaagtgtactatgagtacctggatgatgcactttttcaaccatcaaaacagagTGCAGAATGTTGAACACTTCGTGCACTCAGTGCTCGcagcttgccgtacatagcgaaAGGGGCAGAGTTACCGGCGGCGATGCTGgtctggcaaaacaattgtaaataatggaaaatACGGCAACTAGTGAAACTTGTGTAAAAAAAAGTGAGTAAAACTCTTTACCATaataccatgctgtgtgaatatgtatattattgagatataagtgttgaactgagggtggcAAGCACGCTAAAGCTACTGGCAACACAATGCTtgcgtttgaaatgtcacttccatcagctgtctAACAgcgaatgcttccatgtagttaaaaacattaagtgttccatttgggatgatactacactttgaaaattcatacactacatggctgagtgcatagtatattttgtaagtatatagtgtgtcatttgggacacggCTAAAAAATTTTGTGACAGCAAAAAAGCGcatgtgggtgggagtgtttgcactatctgtgggtatatgcgcgcaaactgtgggtaaattatatgttaataaagtggcacaaagcacaattttctattttcctgagaaataggtcattgcgctaagacttTTGAGAACCACGTCTAATCTCGGTGCactctaaactcagttcctgcatttgcagtttgaggATTCCACCAGCAGAATATATCAAAGAGCTATGGATCACAtttatactagccatgatttgtgtgtcagtagatcaaggaggaggcgggaaccagctgaacaatcaaagtattattttaataggaactgaaacaaaaagacacaaaagcataaacgcacacatggcagctgcatgtggctctctctctcctgaactgctgcattccgctgcacttatccctctccgaTTAGCCCGTTTGGGGCCCGGGCGTGCGttgtcacggcccggccccgccctcctcctcgtcacacatgattaataataataatattaatacgtTTATTTTAGGACGCTGTAcacaaattaaacataaaacattaaacagagaaatacataacaaatatacattacaaaacaatgaacaatgggagagaagcaaagcacATTTAAAGCAGGTGATACAAGGGCGAGCAGGATGAGAGCCAACAGTCCCAGAGAGACCAACAGAAAACATATACAACACATACATCGCTATCCGAAGCAGCGCAGGCAACAATACAGTCACAGAGCAggggatgcattgcatacagcccatttacactaccaaatttgTATGAATAAGCGGTCTTCATTTATATCAACGTTGCTTGATGGGGAATGGAATAAATAATTTGACACAGActgtgcaataactggagaaaaacctcaattacattttacttgcattttacCCAATAGCGCTTTGCCCGTGCAATTTCACCAACCCACTTGCGCCTTACACATACTTGcacaaaaatgtcaaaacttcatggccatgcccactgactttgcatatAAGACATATCGCATAGCTCTGCGATTAATgcatagcgctcttaaaatagggcccattttATTCAACATGAATAGGCTAACTCATAGAGTGTGCTCTAGTCTGATGGGCTGTTGTTTATGCTCACTAGCTATGACCCCAATTACACCTGTGAGGTGATGTTTATGTTTTACCTGTTGCCTAGTTGCCATGATGACTGGATTAGTTCTAAAGGCACAGTTAGGAATAGGAGTACATGAATTTGACTGCATCTGTGTCAGTTTCGATGAGGTTATTTCTGTTCCCCTGCCTCCTTTGTCTGTGTGGGCACCTATTTTTGAGGGTGTCACTCAATCAGTCCATCTGCCTCTCTGGCTATCCAACACTTTCTCTGCTAAGAAGTTACTGTAGGTCTATGGATCATAAATATCAAGGATATGTTAGGAACTGTTTCCCATCTGCATTAAATTGTACAGCTCTTTCCATACTCTACTGGCTGATTTAGAGAGACCTGTCttataatattaatagtaattttacaTTGGAGTCAATGGTGAAAAAGAGGTGTGGGGGACTGCA from Myxocyprinus asiaticus isolate MX2 ecotype Aquarium Trade chromosome 1, UBuf_Myxa_2, whole genome shotgun sequence carries:
- the LOC127447001 gene encoding acetylcholinesterase-like, which gives rise to MKTLDIFLLPTVLLMFLFHCCLAQSESDLIVTTRLGRVQGVRLPVPDRNHVITFLGIPYAEPPIGKRRFKQAEPKKPWNGVFEARDYPNACYQSVDTTYPGFPGSEMWNPNRMMSEDCLYLNVWVPPSPRPQNLTVMVWIYGGGFYSGSSSLDVYDGRYLANSEKVVVVSMNYRVGAFGFLALNGSSEAPGNVGLLDQRMALQWVQDNIHFFGGNPKQVTIFGESAGGASVGMHLLSPGSRPYFTRAIMQSGVPNTPWATVSFDEARRRATLLGSLIGCSEGNDTELVDCLRNKEPEDLINMEWRVLPYNSLFRFSFVPVIDGVVLPDTPDAMLSSGNIKYTQILMGVNQDEGSYFLLYGAPGFSKDNDSLISREDFLQGVKMGVPHANEIGLEAVILQYTDWMDENNPQKNRDAMDDIVGDQNVICPLQHFARSYAQHTGVHTQAAAAAQGTLGWGNLGSTGYNSNSHGAVYLYLFDHRASNLAWPEWMGVIHGYEIEFVFGLPLEKRLNYTAEEEKLSRRMMKYWANFARTGNPNINIDGTIESRRRWPQFTANEQKHVSLNTEPLKVYKGLRTQVCALWNRFLPRLLNITDNIDDVEQQWKVEFHRWSSYMMHWKSQFDHYSKQERCTDL